Genomic segment of Rhodococcus rhodochrous:
ATGACACTGCGGACAGGTCGAGGGCGGTCGAGGCGGAACTGTAGTAACTCCGTGTCGAGGCGTGTACCAGTGCCGCGAACTCGAGCAGCAACTGCCGGTGTTGCTCGTTCACGTCGTAGGCGTAGGCCACGTTCTGCCACGAAATGTTGCCGGACACCCACCCGGTGCGTCCGGGCCGCAGCACCCGCGCGGTGAGTGCCGGTATGGGAGTGTGGGCTCGTTGGGTCAACGCCAGTTGCAGTGCGAGGGGCACACCGCTACCGGTCTCGTGGTCCTCGAAGAGAGCTTCGAACGGTGCTTCCCACGAGGGTGTGTCCGGGGGCATGTCCTCCTGTGGGGCAAGCAGCGCAAGCAGAAGCGCCACGGTGTGCTTGCAGTCGTAGCCGACCGGGCACGAGCATTCGCCGTGCTCGTACTCGAGTCCCCGTGGCCCGGGGTGCAGTTGAACGACGGCCTGATACATCCGTGTGCCGGCGATTCTTCCGAAACCGACGAGATCGTCCTCGTCGAATCCGCAATCGACGACCGCGCCCCGCTCGGCGTAACGGCTGCCGCGGTCGAATGTGGGCCCGCCGACCGCGGCGATCAAGGACCGGATGAGGTGGTCGAAGGCGGGATTCCCGGACATGGGTGAGCAGTCTATGTCCAGCACCTCGTGCGCGAATGCGACCCCCAGCGCAACCGGAAGCACGCCCGAGGCGGCAACCGGCCGCGCGTACTGGCCGCACGTGCCACGACACGCTACGATTGCGCCGATGACAACTTTCTCTGATCAAAGATTGGGGGCCCAGTTCGCACACGGTGAGTGCTGATGCACCCTCCGACCGCGAACGGGATCGACCCCCGACTGTCCTTCTGGCTGCGTGTGCGCGAGTTTGCCGTGCCGCCGACCATGATCGAGGCCGCGACCGACCGACGTCGTGCCGGTGACTGGCGCGGTTCCTGTGCCGCAGCGGGTTTCGACGTCGACCTCGACCTACGCGTACTGCGCAACAGGCACGGCGTCGACGTTGCGTCGCAGGTCCTCGACGATCTACGTCACCTGGCTCCCGACCTGCTGCGCTGGCACCTACCGCGCGTAGCTCCCGACGGACTACTGCGTCCGGGGCTGACCATCTCGCTGGCCCGGTACGGGCCGCATGAGCACAGAAAACGCTGCGGTGCGAACAGTTCCATGCATCTGATCGTTCGGACCGCTCCGGCCTGGGCGGATGCGGGGCAGCGGATCGCGCTGACGTTGTGGGACGGCTCGGATTTGACGAACCATCCCCATCCACGCCCCAACAGACGGTTCCGCCTCGACCTCTACCGGCACCTGTGGGATGTCCGCAGGTCCGCTGAACTGCGATTACGCGGTGGCACAGGGCAGGTGCCGGCCACCACCGCGTTCGCCCCCAGTCTGGCCGCGATGATCCCGGAGAACTGCGCCGTCGACCGCTGGGCTGCAGAATCCGGCATCCTGCTCCGCACGGACGGGCACCGTGACGGTCCCGTGCGGGTGCGATGCGGGGGTCGACTCGACGTAGTGGTGGAACCGGTCGGCGGTACGGATCCCGTGGCATTGCGTGTTGTGGACGACTACCCGCGCGGTCGGCTCGCTGCGCTGCCGGTGCTGCCCGAGGCCGCGATCTGGGTGCCGCCCGACCTGACGTTGCTCCGGTCGGGAGCAATCACCGCCGACGGTCTGCACCCGCTGGTCGCGGCAGCGCTGGATCCGGGTCGGCCACCGCCGCAAGCACCCCGGATACCGAAGCGGGGGAATCGAACTCACCTGATCGATTGCCGTGGTGAACGGCACCGGCTCGGGCTGGTCGACGGCGTCCTGACCGCGCTCGACCATGATCCCGCCGAGATCCGGCGCGAAGAACTGCTCGCCCGACTGGGCGGCACTCCATTGCCGTGTCTTCACGCCATCGACCAGGCGCATCGCCGTCCCGACTGCCTGCCGGGCGTTCGTGAACGCCTGGATCACGGAGATGCCGCCGGGGCGCTGGCAATCGTCGAAGGGCTGCTCGGTCCCGACGCGATCCTCCGTGACGGACCTCTGCTGGACGAACTCCGGACCTCCGCGGACCGCCGCAACATCTACGACCGGTACGTCTCCGAGCCGGTGGAACCACCGCCCGCATCGCGACCCCGCAGACTCGGACGGTCGCGCCGCACCCGATCACACTGAATCTCCTTCCTTCTCGAAGCGCACTGTTCCGCAGGGCGTCCTACGGGTCGTGTCCTGCTGTCCCTTCCGACATCACAGGTGATGCACATGTCTTCCACACTCCTTCCTGCCCGGTCCCCGAACAACGAACTCGACAGTGCTGCAGCGTTGTCGGCGATGCTCGACGCGGTCACCACCGAGCCTCGCCCCAACGACCAACTCGAAGCCCTCGCCGTGGCGGTCGCCGCGGATCTACCGGTACTGCTGTGGGGTGAACCGGGAATCGGCAAGACCGCCGCCCTGACCCAGCTCGCCGAGACCGTCGACCTGCCGCTGACCACTGTCATCGCGAGTGTGCACGAGCCGTCGGACTTTTCGGGTCTGCCCGTTCTCGGCGACGATCCCGCAACTCACGGAGTCCCCATGGCACCCCCGGACTGGGCGGTCCGGCTCGTGCAGGCCGGGCGGGGACTGTTGTTCCTGGACGAATTGTCGACGGCACCACCCGCCGTGCAGGCGGCCCTGCTCCGTATCGTCCTCGAAAGACGAATCGGGGCACTGCAACTCCCGACCGGTATCCGCATCGTCGCCGCCGCCAACCCACCGTCCTCGGCAGCGGACGGCTGGGAGCTGAGCCCACCGTTGGCGAACCGATTCGTGCATCTGAACTGGACCTACGACCACGACGTGGTCGTCCGAGGTCTCGGCGGAACCTGGCCACGCGCGACGCTGCCGCGCCTCGATCCGGAGAAGTTCTCCGACGCCGTGACGTTCGCCCGCCGCGCGGTCTGTGAGCTCCTCGCGGCCCGGCCCGCCCTCGTACATCAACTCCCCAGCAGCCAGGCCCGTCGTGGCAGTGCCTGGCCGTCGCCGCGGAGCTGGGACACGACCGTGCGGCTGATCGCGTTCGCCACCGCCACCTCGTCGTCGAAGGACGTGCTGTCCCTCCTGGTTCGGGGGAGTGTCGGTGACGGACCCGGTTTCGAGCTACTGGCCGCCATCGAGCGTATGGACCTTCCGGATCCGGAGGCGCTGCTCGCCGATCCGGCGGCTGCCGATCTTCCCGAGCGCGGCGATCTGCGCCAGGCCGTGCTCGATGCGGTGGTCGCCGCGGTCCGCCGACGGCCGGACAAATCCCGCTGGGACGCGGCGTGGGCACTGCTGGCCACTGCGGTGGAATCCGGGCCGCCCGATCTCGTGGTCGTGCCGGCGACCACACTGGCCACCTTGCGCCGCGACGACTGGGAGGTGCCGGCATCGATCGACGAGCTTGCCGGTGTCGTCTCGGTCGCGCGATCAGCGGACGACGCTGCCGAGCAGGTCGGTCGATGACGACGTCACCGGCATTCGACGCGAACAGGATCTACGCCGCACGGTTGTATGCCGTTCGCGCCCGGCCGTATCTCGCGACCGCCTTGTACGCGCTGCACATCGTCGCATCGCCTCGCGTACCGACCATCGGTGTGGACCGGCACTGGCGCTGCTACATCTCACCCGTCTTCGTCGCTCAGCGGCCGGTCGAGGAACTGGCGTCAGTCCTTGTTCACGAGGTCTCGCATCTGCTGCGCGATCACCACGGCCGCAGCGACCGTTACGCCCGCACACACGACCTGGACGGTCGCGCCGATCGACTTCGCATGAACATCGCCGCCGACGCGGAGATCAACGACGATGCGTTCGGTGACGGATTGCCACTACCCGACGACGCCGTTCTGCCGTCGACCCTGCAGTTGTCCGCCGGTCAGCTCATGGAGGACTATCTGCAGCAGTTCGGCCTCGGTCCGTGCACCGACAGGCTGGCCTGGCTCGACTGCGGCAGCGGTGCCGACGGACTGAGCCGAGAGTGGGAGTGGGGGCCGGAAGGGGCGAACGCGCTCAGTGACGAGCAACGGGACGCTGTGCGCTTCCGGGTGGCGCACAGCATCATCGGGCAGCCGGGCAGTGCACCCCGCGGGTGGCAGCGGTGGGCGGAGGAGGCTCTGCACCCGCCGCAGCCGTGGCGAACTCTGTTGGGGGCGGCGATCCGCTCGGCCACCTCCGCGTCCGGCGCCGGTGACGACTACACCTACCGCCGGCCAGCGCGGCGCTCTGCTGCCGTGCCCGGAGCGGTGCTGCCGAGCCTGCGGCGAACCCCGCCGCGGGTCGGTGTCATCGTCGACACCTCCGGGTCGGTGAGCGACGCGGATCTGGGCAGTGCACTGCTCGAGGTCGCCGCTATCGCGCGGGCCGTGGGAGGGCGTCGTGACCTGGTCACGGTGCTGTCCTGTGACGCGGCCGCGCGGATCGTGCACCCGCTGTGTCAGGCCGAGGACATTCCGCTGGTCGGAGGCGGTGGCACGGATCTGCGCGCCGGATTCGCCCGGATGCTGCGTCTTCGGCCCCGGCCGGATGTAATGGTGGTGCTCACCGACGGGGAAACCCCCTGGCCCAGCAGCCGTCCGGGGTGCCGGACGATCGTCGGCCTGTTCCCCCGCATTGCGACCCGCAGCGAATCGAACCCCGACTTCGTTCCGGACAGTCCGCCGGAATGGGCGCATGTGGTGGAGATCGGCACACCTGCGATCTGAAGGGCACCGGAACGAAGCCATGAGGAAGGAGACGTGGGGCGCTCGCCGGTGCTCTTGGGCGGGAAGGCCATCGAGGCCGCGTGGTTGTCGGATGGTTGGGCCGCGGAATTTACCCGGGCGCAGCGCGCTGCGTTGAAGCAGTGTCAGCGATCAGATCGATTCTACGAGCGGATTCAGCGGATCCTCCGGTACCGATGCGAGCTACTGCCCGGCCCAGGTCGCTCCCTTCGTGTGGGCCGGATCAGTCATTCCGACTACTTTGGTGTTGTCCTGCCGGTTCTGGAAGCAGAGGTGATCTGATGTCCAACTTCAGTGGTCGCCTGTGGGACGATAGAGGCTTTCATCCGCCTGAGACTCAGCGTCCGGAGCCGCAGGCAGTCGGCCGGTTGATCAACAACCTCGGTCTGAGTCGATCCTCGAAGTCGGATCAAGAGAAGGCGATCAAGCGCTGGCTCGCGTCGAATCGTCCGAGTCCACGCTTGAAGAAGTCGCTGGTCCGTGCCGGTTACGAGGCTTTGCTTGCCGAATCCGTCTGACTTCTCCAGCTTCGAATGCTTCTGGTGCTCGGGGCAGTCATTTCCACTTACGTCGGACCCGCCAACGGTTACTGCCCGTGCGAGCCAGTGGAGCCGGAGATCGACGAAGTGTTCGAGATGAGCGAGCGGCAACTGAAGGACGCCATTCGGTGGGCAACGTCGATCTACCGTCCGTGGAGATGATGTTGCACGGCACGCGCTCGCGCTGACTCGCCACCAGGCGTGCAGGGTGGATCAGCTCGGCGGCGCGAAGAATTCGAGCGCGATGTTGTCGGGATCGCGGAACGACAGCCCGGAACCGTACGAGGCGTTCTTGATGTCCCCGTGTCGGATACCCAGACTGTCGAGCCGGTCGCGCCACTTCCCGAGCTCGTCGGCGGTGCAACCGAACGCGATGTGGTCGAGCCCGGTGTTCCGTTCGTCGAAGGACGTCTGCGCCGGCGAACCGGGGTGGGTGTGCAGCCCGAACAACGTGCCACCGTCGAGTGCGAAGACCGCGTGGTGGAAGGTGCCCGATTCGTCGTCCTCGTCGAGGACGGGCATGGCGTCGAAGAGGTTCGAGTACCAGGCCGTGCTTGCAGCCAGATCCGAGATGGTGACGACGACGTGGGTGAGTGCGGGAAAAACCATGACAGTCTCCTCCGTTCGAGGCCCCTCCTCATCGTAGACCTCGAGGCGGTGCTGCCGACCCTTGTCGGCGTATCCCCAAATGTTTCCGAGTGTTCTTCCTACGTTCGGTAACGTAGTCCGTGCGAAGGAGATTCGGCCACTACCTTCCGTGGCCATGCCTTTGTCACGTAGATCGTTCCTTTCGGCCGGACTCGGAATCACTGTCGTCACCGCAGCCACCTCCGTCGGTGTCACCGGATACGCGCGCGCCGACGCGCCGGGAGCGAAGGGCGACCCCTTCCTGCTGGGTGTTGCCTCGGGCGACCCGGTGCCGGACGGATTCGTGATCTGGACCCGCCTTGCCCTCGACCCGCTCGCCGAGGACGGACTCGGCGGCATGCCCAACCGGAATGTTCCGGTGCAATGGGAGGTCGCGGAGGACGAGAAGATGACCCGCGTCGTCGCACGCGGCACCGAACACGCCGTCCCCGACAGCGCCCACTCCGTGCACGTCGAACTGTTCGGGCTGCGTCCCGGTCGCGAGTACTTCTACCGGTTCCGTACCGGCGACCACATGAGTGCGGTGGGGCGGGCACTGACGACACCGTCGCCCACCGAGACCGCGGCGGCTCTCACGATGGCGTTCGCGAGCTGTGCGCAGTACGAACACGGCTGGTTCACCGCCTACCGGCACATGGCGGAGGACAACCCGGATCTCGTTCTGCACCTGGGGGATTACCAATACGAGTACACCAGCGGCGGTTACACCAGCGACACCGGTCTCGTCCGCTCGCTCGACGGACCCGAGACGGTCACCCTGGCGAACTACCGGCAACGTCACGCCCAGTACAAAGCCGATACCGATCTGCAGGCCGCGCACGCGATCGCACCGTGGCTGGTGGTGTGGGACGACCACGAGGTCGACAACAACTGGGCCGGAACGATTCCGGAGAACACCGACGCCACTCAGGGCAACGACACCACCGAGAACTTCCTCGCCCGCCGCGCCGCCGCCTTCCAGGCCTACTACGAGAACATGCCGCTGCGACCCTCGTCGGCACCGGCGGGGCACGACATGAAGATCTTCCGGCGGATCCGGTGGGGGACTCTCGCGAACTTCCACATGCTCGACACCCGTCAGTACCGCGACGACCAGGCCGCCGGCGATGGGTGGAAGAAGAACGTCGCCGAACGTCACGACGAGGCACGAACACTCACCGGAACCGAACAGGAACAGTGGCTGCTCGACGGTTTCCGCACCTCCACCGCACAGTGGGACTTCCTCGGCCAGCAGGTGTTCTTCGCCGAACAGGACAAGGACCCGAGCCCCGACACCGATGAGGTGAGAATGGACGGCTGGGGCGGGTACGCGGCCTCGCGGCGGCGGATCACACAGGGCTGGGTGGATTCGCCGGTACGCAACGCCGTCGTGCTCACCGGCGACGTGCACCGGCACTGGGCCAACGACATCAAGGTCGACTTCACCGATCCCGACGCGCCGGTAGTGGGTTCGGAACTGGTGTGCACGTCGATCACGTCGAACGGCAACGGAACCGGCGCGACGCAGGTCGACCACATGCCGGCGAACCCGCACCTGAAGTTCCACAACGACCGGCGCGGTTACGTGCGTACCACGATCACCCCGGACGCCGTGCACGCCGACTTCCGGGTGCTCGACACGGTCACCGAACCGGACGCGCCGGTGTCGACGGTGGCGTCGTTCGTCATCGTGTCCGGTCAGCCGGGTCTGCAGCCGCGTTCGTAACATCCTGGACGGTCGGTACTCGGTGACCGTCGCCGGTGGCCGCACCAGCACGATCATCAATCCCGGTGCGGGTGTGAGCCTGCTCGTCTCCGTCCCGAACACCGGCGCCATGAGAGTTCCGAGCTGGGGCACCAGCGGCTACATGTGGCTGCAGCCGTAGCCACCGGGCGGATGACTCAGGGGCGGGGGACGCGCGAGACGGACCGGTGTTGCGCACGGTGCAGTGCGCGCCGCAGTTCGTCCCGGTCGTCGAACACCTGCACCGTGTCCCCGGAGACCAGGCGTGGCTCGCATCCGCGTCCGGCCACGACGACGACGTCTCCGGGGCCGGTGTGGGCGACGGCGATATCGAACGCGCGACGTCGGTCGGCCTCGACGACGACGCGGGCGCTGCGCGCTGCGAAGGCACCTTCGGCGACCGCATCCCTGAGCACACGCGGGTCCTCCGAGAGGGGACTGTCGTCGGTCACGACCACCACGTCGGCGTAGGTCGCGGCGGTGTGCCCGAGCGGAAATCGCTTGCCGGGATCGCGTTCTCCGGTCGCGCTGATCACGAGGACCAGTCGCCGCTCGGGGGCGAGCGACCGGAGGAAGGGCAACAGTTCGCGTTGCCCGGACGTGTTGTGCATGTAGTCCACGAGCGCGAGAACACCCTCACCGGCGTCGACGCGTTCGAGCCGGCCGGGCACACCCGCGAGGGTCTCCAGACCCGCTGCGGCCTGCAGGACGTCGCCGTCGACGGCGGCCACCGAGGTGAGCGCCGTCAGCGCATTGGCCACCTGGTGTGGTCCGAGCAGCGACAGTCGCACCGGCGCACTCCCGGCCGGCGTGTGCACGGTGAAGCAGGTGCCGTGGAGATCGCACCGGATCGAGTCCGCGTACACGTCGGCGCGGGCATCGCAGGTCGAGTGCGTCCACAGCGGCACGTCGACGGAGGCCGCCAGACGTCGCCCGTACTCGTCGTCGATGTTCACCACGGCCGTCTGCGTGCGGTCGGCGGTGAACAGTGCCGCCTTGGCAGCGAAGTACTGCTCCATCGTGTGGTGGAAGTCGAGGTGGTCGGGCCCGAGATTGGTGAAGGCGACGGTACGGAACCGCACACCGTCGACGCGGCCCTGACTGATGCCGTGCGAGGACACCTCGAGCGTCACCGCCTGCACGCCCTGGTCACGGAACTCGGCAAGCGTGCGGTGCACGACCGAGGCCTCGGGAGTGGTACGGGTCGCGGGTCGTGTGCCGGCCGGACCGCGCACGACGACCCCGCCGATCATGCCGGTCACCACGCCGGTGGCCGCGAGTGCGGTGTCGAGGAGATAGGTCGCGCTCGTCTTGCCGTTGGTGCCGGTGATGCCGTGGACCTGCAGGTCGTGGGAGGGATGCCCGAGGATCCACGACGCCAACGGGCCGACCACGTCGCGCGGTCGATCGACCACGAAGGCGGGCAGCAGGCGCGACGGCCGGTCGCTGAGCACCGCGACCGCGCCATGGGTGGCGGCTTCGGCTTCGAAGTCCAGGCCGTGGGCGTGGTGTCCGGGTAGCGCTACGTACAGATCGCCGGGGCGCACCGTCCGGGAATCGTCGCTGATGCCGGTGATCACATGGTCGTGCCGGTCCGCTGGTCCGGATCGCAGGACATCGCGGAGGTGCTCGGCGACGTCGCGGACCTGGATCCGCCGGATGGGACGGCGAGGATCGTCCGGGTCGGTGTGCACGGGGGCGGATACCCGGTCCGGGACGGAATGATGCGCCGCCGGTGACCGGGCTCCACCGGCGTGCTCCTCGCCCGCGACATGCGTCGGTCTCACACGGTGACCCTCGAAGGATGACTGCGATTCCGGATTTCCCCGTCGGCACGAACACCACGATATCCGGTCTCGGCAGTTCCTTCGCCGACGAATTGAGCGGATTGTCGGTGCCGTGGCAGGGCGCCGAGGCCCCCGACCCGGAACTGCTCGCGCTCAACGAGGACCTCGCGGTGTCGCTGGGACTGGACGTGGCGGCGTTGCGCAGCGCCGACGGCGTCGCCGTCCTGGCCGGCGCGGAGGTGCCGGCGGGTGCCAAGCCGGTCGCGATGGCCTATGCCGGACATCAGTTCGGCGGATACGCTCCGCTGCTCGGCGACGGTCGGGCGTTGTTGCTCGGTGAACTCGTCGACGCGGACGGTGGCCGCGTCGATCTGCATCTCAAGGGTTCGGGTCCCACTCCCTTCTCCCGGGGTGGGGACGGCTTCGCGGTCGTCGGGCCGATGCTGCGCGAGTATCTGGTGAGCGAGGCCATGCACGCGCTCGGCATTCCGACCACCCGTTCGTTGTCGGTGGTGGCGACCGGTCGGCCGGTCTACCGCGAGGGCGCCGAACCCGGCGCGGTGCTGGCGCGTGTCGCAGCCAGCCACCTCCGGGTAGGGACCTTCGAGTTCGCGGCGCGGCAGGGCGAGGTCGTGCGCGCACTGGCGGACCACGCGATCGCCCGGCACTATCCGGATCTGCTCGACCTGCCGGAGACCGGTGAGAACAACCGCTACCTCGGCTTGTTCACCGCCGTGGTCGAGGCGCAGGCGTCGCTGGTGGCGCAGTGGATGCTCGTCGGTTTCGTCCACGGGGTGATGAACACCGACAACACCACGATCTCGGGGCAGACCATCGACTATGGTCCGTGCGCCTTCGTCGACGCCTTCGATCCGGCGGCGGTGTTCAGTTCCATCGACCACAGCGGGCGCTATGCGTTCGGCAACCAGCCCGCCGTCCTGAAGTGGAATCTGGCGCGTTTCGCCGAAACCCTGCTCAGACTCGTCGATTCGACTCCGGATGCGGCGATCGCCGCGGTCACCGCTGTTCTGGACAGTTTCGACACCCGCTACGAGCGTCACTACCGGTCCGGTCTGGCCGCCAAACTCGGTCTCCCGGAGGACTCTCTCGATCAGGAACTGGTCGACGA
This window contains:
- a CDS encoding sigma 54-interacting transcriptional regulator translates to MHMSSTLLPARSPNNELDSAAALSAMLDAVTTEPRPNDQLEALAVAVAADLPVLLWGEPGIGKTAALTQLAETVDLPLTTVIASVHEPSDFSGLPVLGDDPATHGVPMAPPDWAVRLVQAGRGLLFLDELSTAPPAVQAALLRIVLERRIGALQLPTGIRIVAAANPPSSAADGWELSPPLANRFVHLNWTYDHDVVVRGLGGTWPRATLPRLDPEKFSDAVTFARRAVCELLAARPALVHQLPSSQARRGSAWPSPRSWDTTVRLIAFATATSSSKDVLSLLVRGSVGDGPGFELLAAIERMDLPDPEALLADPAAADLPERGDLRQAVLDAVVAAVRRRPDKSRWDAAWALLATAVESGPPDLVVVPATTLATLRRDDWEVPASIDELAGVVSVARSADDAAEQVGR
- a CDS encoding VOC family protein, producing MVFPALTHVVVTISDLAASTAWYSNLFDAMPVLDEDDESGTFHHAVFALDGGTLFGLHTHPGSPAQTSFDERNTGLDHIAFGCTADELGKWRDRLDSLGIRHGDIKNASYGSGLSFRDPDNIALEFFAPPS
- a CDS encoding Mur ligase family protein, which translates into the protein MHTDPDDPRRPIRRIQVRDVAEHLRDVLRSGPADRHDHVITGISDDSRTVRPGDLYVALPGHHAHGLDFEAEAATHGAVAVLSDRPSRLLPAFVVDRPRDVVGPLASWILGHPSHDLQVHGITGTNGKTSATYLLDTALAATGVVTGMIGGVVVRGPAGTRPATRTTPEASVVHRTLAEFRDQGVQAVTLEVSSHGISQGRVDGVRFRTVAFTNLGPDHLDFHHTMEQYFAAKAALFTADRTQTAVVNIDDEYGRRLAASVDVPLWTHSTCDARADVYADSIRCDLHGTCFTVHTPAGSAPVRLSLLGPHQVANALTALTSVAAVDGDVLQAAAGLETLAGVPGRLERVDAGEGVLALVDYMHNTSGQRELLPFLRSLAPERRLVLVISATGERDPGKRFPLGHTAATYADVVVVTDDSPLSEDPRVLRDAVAEGAFAARSARVVVEADRRRAFDIAVAHTGPGDVVVVAGRGCEPRLVSGDTVQVFDDRDELRRALHRAQHRSVSRVPRP
- a CDS encoding alkaline phosphatase D family protein yields the protein MPLSRRSFLSAGLGITVVTAATSVGVTGYARADAPGAKGDPFLLGVASGDPVPDGFVIWTRLALDPLAEDGLGGMPNRNVPVQWEVAEDEKMTRVVARGTEHAVPDSAHSVHVELFGLRPGREYFYRFRTGDHMSAVGRALTTPSPTETAAALTMAFASCAQYEHGWFTAYRHMAEDNPDLVLHLGDYQYEYTSGGYTSDTGLVRSLDGPETVTLANYRQRHAQYKADTDLQAAHAIAPWLVVWDDHEVDNNWAGTIPENTDATQGNDTTENFLARRAAAFQAYYENMPLRPSSAPAGHDMKIFRRIRWGTLANFHMLDTRQYRDDQAAGDGWKKNVAERHDEARTLTGTEQEQWLLDGFRTSTAQWDFLGQQVFFAEQDKDPSPDTDEVRMDGWGGYAASRRRITQGWVDSPVRNAVVLTGDVHRHWANDIKVDFTDPDAPVVGSELVCTSITSNGNGTGATQVDHMPANPHLKFHNDRRGYVRTTITPDAVHADFRVLDTVTEPDAPVSTVASFVIVSGQPGLQPRS
- a CDS encoding DUF2201 family putative metallopeptidase, with translation MTTSPAFDANRIYAARLYAVRARPYLATALYALHIVASPRVPTIGVDRHWRCYISPVFVAQRPVEELASVLVHEVSHLLRDHHGRSDRYARTHDLDGRADRLRMNIAADAEINDDAFGDGLPLPDDAVLPSTLQLSAGQLMEDYLQQFGLGPCTDRLAWLDCGSGADGLSREWEWGPEGANALSDEQRDAVRFRVAHSIIGQPGSAPRGWQRWAEEALHPPQPWRTLLGAAIRSATSASGAGDDYTYRRPARRSAAVPGAVLPSLRRTPPRVGVIVDTSGSVSDADLGSALLEVAAIARAVGGRRDLVTVLSCDAAARIVHPLCQAEDIPLVGGGGTDLRAGFARMLRLRPRPDVMVVLTDGETPWPSSRPGCRTIVGLFPRIATRSESNPDFVPDSPPEWAHVVEIGTPAI
- a CDS encoding protein adenylyltransferase SelO translates to MTAIPDFPVGTNTTISGLGSSFADELSGLSVPWQGAEAPDPELLALNEDLAVSLGLDVAALRSADGVAVLAGAEVPAGAKPVAMAYAGHQFGGYAPLLGDGRALLLGELVDADGGRVDLHLKGSGPTPFSRGGDGFAVVGPMLREYLVSEAMHALGIPTTRSLSVVATGRPVYREGAEPGAVLARVAASHLRVGTFEFAARQGEVVRALADHAIARHYPDLLDLPETGENNRYLGLFTAVVEAQASLVAQWMLVGFVHGVMNTDNTTISGQTIDYGPCAFVDAFDPAAVFSSIDHSGRYAFGNQPAVLKWNLARFAETLLRLVDSTPDAAIAAVTAVLDSFDTRYERHYRSGLAAKLGLPEDSLDQELVDDLLTLLEEHRADWTVTFRALADELRGNPAPLDGLVPRERSAPWLERWHAAAASDARGAGERADAMDRVNPLYIPRNHHVDAALKAATGGDLEPFAKLLEVVTHPFEARAEWNEYVSPAPRSFAESFRTFCGT